A genome region from Acidisarcina sp. includes the following:
- a CDS encoding RNA methyltransferase, whose translation MSVLDEFDQLLVVLVATRNPLNMGAAARAMSNFGFLRLRVVNPYDPSFREARSAVGASAVMAEAEQFKSVAEAVADCTLVVGTTAAGKRELQHPLRDLEEGAPLIRERMRSGRVALLFGSEKTGLSSKDLSHCHWLMHIPTRQEHLSMNLGQAVAVCLYEIARGCRIAAEQTEALEKYASVDEVERVTGVLLEALDSSGYIGGSVPVDVEERVRRLVRRMDMRSQDPEVWLGMLRQIVWKLRSGAQ comes from the coding sequence TTGTCTGTCTTGGATGAATTCGATCAACTTCTAGTGGTTCTGGTGGCGACGCGCAATCCATTGAACATGGGTGCGGCTGCACGTGCCATGAGTAATTTCGGATTTCTGCGCCTGCGAGTCGTGAACCCTTATGATCCGTCCTTTCGCGAGGCGCGCTCGGCGGTGGGCGCATCCGCGGTAATGGCGGAGGCGGAGCAGTTCAAGAGTGTAGCCGAGGCAGTTGCCGATTGCACTCTGGTAGTGGGCACCACCGCAGCAGGGAAGCGCGAACTCCAGCATCCGCTGCGTGACCTGGAGGAAGGGGCTCCCCTCATTCGTGAGCGGATGCGCTCGGGCCGGGTTGCGCTGCTGTTTGGATCGGAGAAGACAGGACTCTCCAGCAAAGACCTCAGCCACTGCCATTGGTTGATGCATATTCCAACTCGCCAGGAGCATCTCTCCATGAACCTGGGGCAGGCGGTTGCGGTGTGTCTGTATGAGATCGCGCGCGGGTGCAGGATCGCGGCAGAACAAACTGAGGCACTGGAGAAGTACGCCTCGGTGGATGAAGTGGAACGGGTGACGGGCGTGCTGCTGGAGGCGCTCGACAGCAGCGGGTATATAGGCGGCTCGGTCCCCGTCGATGTTGAAGAAAGAGTGCGGCGGCTGGTTCGGCGCATGGATATGCGATCGCAGGATCCGGAGGTGTGGCTGGGGATGCTGCGCCAGATCGTGTGGAAGCTGCGTTCCGGCGCACAGTGA
- the hisG gene encoding ATP phosphoribosyltransferase gives MANKLRLGIPKGSLQDATIALFQQAGWNIYSNGRSYFPSIDDSEIECMLIRAQEMARYVDHGALDAGLTGIDWVVESGLDVQSVTSLTYAKQSRRKVRWVLAVPEDSPYQKAEDLADKIIATELVEVTKRYFAAKGVPVRVEFSWGATEVKPPTLADAIVEVTETGSSLKANRLRIIDTVLESETRLIANRSAYKDPWKKEKIDSLALMLNGAIAAQGQVGLMLNVETKNLPQILSILPALNSPTISTLSNPDWVAVNTILEEGSVRDVIPRLKAANATGIVEFPLNKVVL, from the coding sequence ATGGCAAACAAACTTCGCCTGGGAATCCCCAAAGGCAGCCTGCAGGATGCGACGATTGCACTCTTCCAGCAAGCGGGCTGGAATATCTACTCTAACGGCCGTTCCTACTTTCCCTCCATCGACGATTCTGAGATCGAATGCATGTTGATCCGCGCGCAGGAGATGGCGCGCTACGTCGATCACGGTGCGCTTGACGCGGGCCTTACGGGCATTGACTGGGTGGTGGAGAGTGGTCTCGACGTGCAGAGCGTAACCAGCCTCACCTATGCCAAGCAGAGCCGCCGCAAGGTGCGCTGGGTGCTTGCGGTGCCGGAAGACTCGCCGTATCAGAAAGCAGAGGATCTTGCCGACAAGATCATCGCCACGGAACTTGTAGAGGTAACCAAGCGATACTTTGCGGCAAAGGGCGTGCCCGTTCGAGTCGAGTTCAGCTGGGGAGCGACGGAAGTAAAGCCGCCAACCCTTGCAGACGCGATCGTAGAGGTGACGGAGACTGGCAGTTCGCTCAAGGCCAATCGACTGCGCATTATTGATACGGTTCTGGAAAGCGAAACGCGCCTGATCGCGAATCGCAGCGCGTACAAGGATCCGTGGAAGAAGGAGAAGATCGATAGCCTCGCACTGATGCTCAACGGAGCTATTGCCGCGCAGGGTCAGGTTGGGCTGATGCTGAATGTTGAGACAAAGAACCTTCCCCAGATACTGTCGATTCTTCCTGCGTTGAATTCGCCAACCATTTCCACTCTAAGCAATCCCGACTGGGTGGCAGTGAACACCATCCTCGAAGAGGGAAGCGTGCGCGATGTCATTCCCCGGCTGAAGGCTGCCAACGCGACCGGGATTGTAGAGTTCCCACTGAACAAAGTTGTGCTGTAA
- the hisB gene encoding imidazoleglycerol-phosphate dehydratase HisB, with translation MAPRASAKSAKQAKRTASIERKTNETKISLQLTVEGSGKYNVATGIRFFDHMLELMTRHGAFDLDLKCDGDLDVDQHHTVEDVGIALGEAFDKAIGDKKGILRAGYFLMPMDETLGIAAVDLSGRVACSVKTKVKARLVGDLQSELVEDFFEGFARGARANVHVKVMYGRSSHHKIEALFKAFARALRAACSRDKQLGEMLPSTKGLL, from the coding sequence ATGGCACCGCGAGCATCAGCAAAGTCCGCGAAGCAGGCGAAGAGAACTGCGTCGATTGAACGCAAGACGAACGAGACGAAGATTTCCCTGCAACTGACGGTAGAGGGTTCGGGAAAGTACAACGTAGCGACCGGCATCCGTTTTTTTGATCACATGCTGGAATTAATGACGCGGCATGGCGCGTTTGACCTTGATCTGAAATGTGATGGCGACCTTGACGTGGATCAGCACCATACCGTGGAAGACGTGGGGATCGCGCTCGGTGAGGCCTTTGACAAGGCCATCGGTGACAAGAAGGGAATCCTGCGCGCAGGATATTTTCTGATGCCTATGGATGAGACGCTGGGCATTGCTGCCGTTGATTTGAGCGGGCGGGTCGCCTGCTCGGTGAAGACAAAGGTCAAGGCCCGGCTTGTCGGGGATCTGCAGAGCGAGCTTGTCGAGGATTTCTTCGAGGGTTTTGCTCGTGGCGCACGCGCCAATGTCCACGTGAAGGTGATGTATGGCCGCTCCAGCCATCACAAGATTGAAGCCTTGTTCAAAGCCTTTGCTCGCGCCCTACGGGCTGCATGTTCGCGAGATAAGCAATTGGGCGAAATGCTTCCCAGCACGAAGGGGCTGCTTTAG
- the hisH gene encoding imidazole glycerol phosphate synthase subunit HisH, whose protein sequence is MIAVIDYRAGNLTSVMKALSALHAGATVTADPDEVRKASKVILPGVGHFAATRLLQEQGLSEAVRDSIARGVPFLGICVGLQWLFEGSTEAPDDKGLGIFSGMCERFPAGAKVPHVGWNSISVRPGSRLMAQINEGEFVYYTHSYRAPVIKDTVAVTEYGEPFTGAVERDNVMGVQFHPEKSGTAGMRILKNFVEL, encoded by the coding sequence ATGATCGCAGTGATCGATTACAGAGCCGGGAATCTAACCTCCGTGATGAAGGCGCTGAGCGCGCTCCATGCTGGGGCAACCGTGACGGCGGATCCCGACGAGGTGCGCAAGGCAAGTAAGGTCATCCTGCCGGGGGTAGGGCATTTTGCAGCGACCAGGCTGCTGCAGGAGCAGGGACTGAGTGAGGCCGTGCGAGACAGCATCGCGCGCGGAGTTCCGTTCCTCGGAATCTGCGTCGGGTTGCAGTGGCTCTTTGAAGGCAGCACCGAAGCTCCTGATGACAAGGGCCTGGGCATCTTCAGCGGAATGTGCGAACGCTTTCCCGCCGGTGCGAAGGTTCCGCATGTGGGATGGAACTCGATCAGCGTTCGTCCGGGATCGCGGTTGATGGCGCAGATAAATGAGGGAGAGTTCGTCTACTACACGCATTCGTACCGGGCGCCTGTCATAAAAGATACCGTGGCCGTTACAGAGTACGGAGAGCCCTTCACCGGGGCAGTAGAGCGGGACAATGTGATGGGCGTGCAATTCCATCCTGAGAAGTCCGGCACCGCAGGAATGCGGATCTTAAAGAACTTTGTGGAGCTGTGA
- the hisF gene encoding imidazole glycerol phosphate synthase subunit HisF: protein MLTKRVIACLDVRDGRVVKGVQFVDLVDAGDPAALAARHAREGADEIVLLDITATHEGRGTLLETVRRTAKELFIPFSVGGGIRSADDAAAVFDAGADKVSINSAALARPELIDEIGRSFGAQAVIVAIDARRDPAAADPVTEAQVFVHGGRKSTGRKLLDWAREAEQRGAGEILLTSMDADGTRAGFDCELTACVSEALQIPVIASGGAGTAQHFADVFRRGKAHAALAASIFHFGVSDARALKQELAMEGIPVRLPC, encoded by the coding sequence ATGCTGACGAAGAGAGTGATTGCATGCCTTGACGTCCGCGACGGACGCGTCGTCAAGGGCGTGCAGTTTGTGGATCTGGTCGACGCGGGTGATCCTGCTGCGTTGGCCGCCCGTCATGCACGCGAAGGTGCGGACGAAATTGTGTTGCTCGACATAACCGCGACGCATGAAGGACGCGGCACCTTGCTGGAGACGGTACGGCGAACGGCAAAAGAGCTTTTCATTCCGTTTTCCGTTGGCGGAGGCATTCGCAGTGCGGACGACGCCGCGGCGGTGTTTGACGCAGGTGCGGACAAGGTAAGCATTAACTCGGCGGCTTTGGCCCGGCCCGAGCTTATCGACGAAATCGGACGAAGTTTTGGAGCGCAGGCTGTGATCGTGGCAATTGATGCGCGTCGAGATCCCGCGGCCGCGGACCCGGTCACCGAGGCGCAGGTATTTGTGCATGGTGGCCGCAAATCGACTGGTCGCAAGCTGCTCGATTGGGCACGTGAGGCCGAACAGCGCGGTGCAGGTGAAATACTGCTGACTTCGATGGATGCCGATGGCACGCGGGCCGGCTTTGACTGCGAGCTTACGGCGTGTGTCAGCGAGGCGCTTCAGATTCCCGTGATTGCATCCGGCGGGGCGGGGACGGCGCAACACTTCGCGGACGTATTCCGCAGAGGCAAGGCACATGCTGCGTTGGCCGCAAGCATCTTCCACTTTGGAGTTTCGGATGCGAGAGCGCTGAAGCAGGAGCTTGCGATGGAAGGGATTCCTGTGAGGCTCCCATGCTGA
- a CDS encoding FUSC family protein: MTSLTAGEILRTSQSWFDRLLTSGRRTLLVQGAKTGLAAGLCYWLSLRFGLHEGYWSAISAIIVLQSNVGSTVTASRDRFIGTAIGAVLGFLASPWQRHPAAYAVTILIALLACGLLNLKNSSRLAAVTITIVMLVERNGSHWTIALNRVIEVIIGIFVALAVSVFVLPRRARQHLQTGLKREFEAQAILFEATLRGFGGTLPEDLQLKRETVSSLRLSNEQLLRAARNEPASGPASIEGLSLLSEFGRSIFDALLALEVAVRESCHDQYGARLEPELHHLILGINQSFKLLAECVGLWRFDLRRTGLDLERDVLALQAKVLEIRHTSITFPLDEVLRAYAVQLNLKHIAQLLRAARHDAQDATGGQDR, from the coding sequence ATGACATCGTTGACCGCGGGTGAGATACTTCGCACTTCTCAGTCCTGGTTCGACAGACTCTTGACGTCCGGAAGGCGAACGCTTCTCGTCCAGGGAGCCAAGACAGGACTCGCTGCCGGGCTCTGCTACTGGCTCTCGCTTCGATTCGGGCTGCATGAAGGCTATTGGTCCGCCATCAGCGCCATCATCGTTCTGCAGTCCAATGTCGGCTCCACGGTCACCGCATCGCGGGATCGCTTTATCGGGACAGCCATAGGAGCGGTGCTTGGCTTTCTCGCCTCCCCATGGCAACGGCACCCTGCAGCTTACGCTGTTACGATCCTGATCGCACTGCTCGCATGCGGCCTTCTGAACCTGAAGAACAGCTCCCGGCTCGCCGCCGTCACCATCACCATCGTCATGCTGGTAGAGCGCAACGGGTCGCATTGGACGATCGCTCTCAATCGCGTGATCGAGGTCATTATTGGAATTTTTGTAGCCCTCGCCGTATCGGTATTTGTGCTTCCCCGGCGAGCGCGACAGCACCTGCAAACGGGGCTGAAACGGGAATTCGAGGCGCAGGCCATATTGTTTGAAGCCACCCTTCGCGGGTTCGGCGGCACGCTGCCCGAAGATCTGCAACTCAAGAGAGAGACGGTCTCATCGCTACGGCTCTCGAACGAGCAACTGCTACGCGCCGCGCGCAATGAGCCTGCCAGCGGGCCGGCCTCTATCGAAGGACTCTCACTCCTCTCCGAGTTCGGACGATCCATCTTTGACGCGCTGCTCGCGCTCGAGGTCGCTGTACGAGAGAGCTGCCACGATCAATATGGAGCGCGGCTGGAGCCGGAACTGCACCATCTGATCCTTGGCATCAATCAAAGCTTCAAGCTGCTCGCGGAATGTGTTGGATTGTGGCGTTTCGATCTGCGCCGCACTGGCCTGGATCTGGAACGAGATGTCTTAGCTCTGCAGGCAAAGGTTCTTGAAATACGCCACACCAGCATCACTTTTCCATTGGATGAGGTATTGCGTGCGTACGCGGTACAACTGAACTTGAAGCACATCGCCCAGCTGCTGCGAGCAGCGCGGCATGATGCGCAGGATGCAACCGGCGGTCAGGACCGCTAG
- the hisD gene encoding histidinol dehydrogenase produces the protein MKLVKVGSRGAERLLKELEGRRVAASESVLPAVRKIVADVRSGGDAALRRYAVKFDGASKQLQLRISREEMQKGWEETPDALKQALEVAAANIRAFAKRQMPVDWSFSPASGLMTGQTVRAVEAAGCYVPSGRYPLPSTLLMTVIPAQVAGVSRIVVVSPRPARETLAAAWMLGVEHFYRIGGAQAVAALAYGTESLPRVDKIVGPGNLYVTAAKKLVAFDCSIDMLAGPTEIVVTSEKGNAAAIASDMVAQAEHDPEALALFVTTADPLAKNVIDEVSKRAKANSIARQSLRKNGFVLLAPTVEVAREITNRLAPEHLTIDSDSDLKWVRNAGSVFVGRYSPQPMGDYVSGPNHTLPTGTMARVRGGLSVLDFLKVITVQRYTRDGLRELGPAAIALAEAEGLKGHAEAIRARGVRG, from the coding sequence ATGAAGCTGGTCAAGGTGGGCAGCCGCGGAGCTGAGCGGCTGCTGAAGGAACTTGAAGGTCGGCGGGTGGCAGCGAGCGAATCGGTGCTGCCCGCCGTTCGCAAGATTGTCGCCGATGTTCGCAGCGGTGGAGATGCCGCACTGCGGCGTTATGCGGTGAAGTTCGATGGAGCCTCGAAACAGTTACAGTTACGAATCTCCCGGGAAGAGATGCAAAAGGGGTGGGAGGAAACCCCGGATGCACTAAAACAGGCGCTTGAGGTTGCAGCGGCTAACATCCGCGCCTTTGCAAAGCGGCAGATGCCGGTTGACTGGAGCTTTTCGCCCGCTTCCGGACTGATGACAGGGCAGACGGTTCGCGCGGTGGAGGCGGCTGGCTGCTACGTGCCGAGCGGCCGCTATCCGCTTCCATCCACGCTTTTGATGACGGTGATTCCGGCACAGGTAGCGGGCGTGTCGCGGATCGTCGTAGTCTCTCCGCGTCCTGCGCGGGAAACGCTGGCAGCAGCATGGATGCTGGGCGTGGAGCACTTCTATCGGATTGGGGGAGCACAGGCAGTTGCTGCTCTTGCCTACGGAACCGAGAGCCTTCCTCGCGTCGACAAGATTGTAGGTCCGGGAAATCTTTATGTGACGGCCGCGAAGAAGCTGGTGGCCTTCGATTGCAGCATCGATATGTTGGCCGGCCCGACAGAAATTGTTGTAACCAGCGAAAAGGGGAATGCCGCCGCGATTGCCTCCGATATGGTTGCCCAGGCCGAGCATGACCCGGAGGCGCTCGCCCTATTTGTAACAACTGCGGACCCACTTGCCAAAAATGTAATTGACGAAGTGAGCAAGCGGGCGAAAGCGAATTCGATTGCGCGTCAGTCTTTGCGCAAGAATGGATTTGTGCTGCTTGCGCCAACGGTTGAAGTGGCCCGCGAGATCACGAACCGTTTGGCTCCTGAACATCTCACTATCGATTCGGACTCTGATTTGAAATGGGTGCGGAATGCAGGCTCCGTATTTGTCGGACGGTATTCTCCGCAGCCGATGGGAGATTACGTTTCGGGTCCAAATCACACTTTGCCAACGGGTACGATGGCGCGAGTTCGAGGAGGATTGAGTGTGCTGGATTTCCTCAAGGTGATAACCGTTCAGCGGTATACGCGCGACGGATTGCGCGAGTTGGGACCTGCTGCCATTGCCTTGGCAGAGGCGGAGGGTCTGAAAGGGCATGCGGAAGCTATCCGCGCGCGAGGCGTTCGTGGTTGA
- the hisC gene encoding histidinol-phosphate transaminase: MRKLSAREAFVVDRETMTGPSPRRAVRLMKEYHPPLGGRDSLRLDFNENTVACSPAVLKLLERIAASDLTKYPERETVEAAAATHLGLKQEQVVLTNGVDEAIHVLCGTYMDAGDEMLLPVPTYTMYEVYASGTDGRAVTVQAGEDFAFPAERLLAAITPSTKIIAIANPNSPTGTTVSREEILAIAARAPHAIVLVDEAYFHFFGETVADLIGTVPNLMLARTFSKAYGLAGLRLGLLAGTRENMQWIRRVISPYSVNSVALACLPPALEDTAYLEWYVEEVCGAREEFKRGLNELGVHWWPSQANFVLTRIGVKHKDFVAAMHRRGVLVRDRSADPGCDGCVRVTVGTREQMRQAIGAFRASLEEIQWSK, translated from the coding sequence ATGCGGAAGCTATCCGCGCGCGAGGCGTTCGTGGTTGATAGGGAAACGATGACCGGGCCGTCACCTCGGCGAGCGGTACGGCTTATGAAGGAGTATCATCCGCCGCTTGGTGGGCGTGACTCCTTGCGGCTGGACTTCAACGAAAACACGGTTGCGTGCTCGCCTGCGGTTCTAAAGCTGCTGGAACGGATTGCCGCCAGCGACCTGACGAAGTACCCCGAACGCGAGACGGTAGAGGCCGCGGCCGCTACTCATCTTGGTCTGAAGCAGGAGCAGGTAGTGTTGACCAACGGCGTGGACGAGGCAATTCACGTTCTCTGCGGGACATACATGGACGCTGGAGACGAGATGTTGCTGCCTGTTCCCACGTACACCATGTATGAGGTGTATGCCTCTGGCACGGATGGACGGGCGGTAACTGTGCAGGCAGGGGAGGATTTTGCATTCCCCGCAGAGCGGCTGCTTGCGGCGATTACTCCATCAACCAAAATAATTGCTATCGCCAACCCGAACAGTCCTACAGGAACAACGGTGTCGCGGGAAGAGATTCTTGCCATTGCTGCAAGAGCGCCGCACGCCATTGTTTTGGTGGATGAAGCCTACTTCCACTTTTTTGGTGAGACGGTTGCCGATTTAATCGGTACAGTGCCAAATCTGATGCTGGCGAGAACGTTCTCAAAAGCGTATGGCCTCGCGGGTCTGCGGTTGGGACTGCTGGCGGGAACGCGGGAGAACATGCAGTGGATCCGAAGGGTGATTTCACCCTATAGCGTGAACTCGGTGGCTCTAGCGTGTTTACCTCCTGCCTTGGAGGACACGGCCTATCTTGAGTGGTATGTGGAAGAGGTCTGTGGAGCACGGGAAGAGTTCAAGCGCGGGCTGAATGAACTGGGAGTGCATTGGTGGCCGAGCCAGGCCAACTTCGTGCTGACTCGCATCGGAGTGAAGCATAAGGACTTTGTGGCCGCAATGCATAGGCGAGGCGTGCTCGTGCGCGACAGGTCCGCGGATCCTGGCTGCGATGGCTGTGTGCGTGTGACGGTGGGAACGCGAGAACAGATGCGGCAGGCCATCGGCGCTTTTCGTGCAAGCCTGGAAGAGATCCAGTGGTCGAAGTAG
- a CDS encoding aminotransferase class I/II-fold pyridoxal phosphate-dependent enzyme: protein MPKEPIRLAKRLDEVGFSEIVVVRNKVMELREQGKTVHAFHGGEPFFETPELVKYGMVRALVENRTRYAPSSGVAPLREALALKLRSRNGMDVQAENVILTTGGAHALYIAFQAVLDPGDDVLVFSPFWTPIRDMVTLAQARALLVPTATARRNGLRATLEQFSTPHTRAIYYNTPQNPSGVVFTRAEAEEVAAFARSRNLVVIADEAYEDLVYDGEHFSIGSLPGMAQRTISTFTFSKTYAMTGWRVGYAVATEPLMTGLRKLVLYSTNGVSTPSQWAALEALQIPESQLAARREEYRSRRDLLVSGLNQLGLECPIPAGAFYAFPSVARINKDSHKAASILLEKAHVSTIPGVVFGGQGEGHVRFGFSVPLETIESGLEALREFVK, encoded by the coding sequence ATGCCCAAGGAACCGATTCGACTGGCAAAGCGGCTGGATGAAGTAGGCTTCTCTGAAATTGTCGTTGTGCGCAACAAGGTGATGGAACTGCGGGAGCAGGGTAAGACCGTCCATGCGTTCCACGGCGGTGAGCCGTTCTTTGAGACTCCCGAGCTGGTGAAATATGGAATGGTCCGAGCGCTGGTTGAGAACCGGACGAGGTATGCGCCATCCTCTGGCGTAGCCCCGCTGCGTGAGGCGCTCGCGCTCAAGTTGCGGAGCAGGAATGGCATGGATGTGCAGGCGGAGAATGTCATCCTGACCACCGGCGGCGCGCATGCGCTGTATATCGCGTTTCAGGCGGTGCTGGATCCTGGAGATGATGTTTTGGTCTTCTCGCCGTTCTGGACGCCGATACGCGACATGGTGACGCTGGCGCAGGCGCGGGCGCTTCTGGTTCCGACGGCAACAGCGCGGCGCAATGGGCTGAGAGCAACACTGGAGCAGTTCTCCACTCCACACACGCGAGCCATTTACTACAACACACCGCAGAATCCATCGGGTGTGGTCTTCACTCGCGCCGAGGCAGAGGAGGTAGCGGCCTTTGCCCGCAGCCGCAACCTGGTCGTGATTGCCGATGAGGCATATGAAGATCTGGTGTATGACGGGGAGCACTTTTCAATAGGATCGCTGCCTGGGATGGCGCAGAGGACGATTTCGACCTTTACATTTTCCAAGACCTACGCCATGACGGGCTGGAGGGTGGGATACGCAGTGGCCACTGAACCCCTGATGACCGGCCTGCGCAAGTTGGTGCTTTATTCGACGAATGGAGTTTCCACTCCATCTCAGTGGGCTGCGCTGGAGGCGTTGCAAATTCCGGAAAGCCAGCTAGCCGCAAGGCGCGAAGAGTATCGCAGCAGGCGCGATTTGCTGGTGAGCGGCCTGAATCAACTTGGTTTGGAGTGCCCCATTCCGGCGGGTGCGTTCTATGCTTTTCCGTCTGTCGCCAGGATCAACAAGGACAGCCACAAAGCCGCGAGCATCCTGCTGGAGAAGGCGCATGTCTCGACCATTCCGGGCGTCGTCTTCGGAGGTCAGGGCGAAGGACATGTGCGCTTCGGCTTTTCGGTTCCGCTGGAAACTATCGAATCAGGGTTAGAGGCATTGCGGGAATTCGTCAAGTAG
- the hisI gene encoding phosphoribosyl-AMP cyclohydrolase produces MSNIEEKIDFGKMDGLVPGIVQDAKTKEVLMVGFLNETSYNKTLETGYVTFWSRTRQKLWMKGETSGNRLRVVQASTDCDQDTLLFLVEVEGDGLVCHEGTVSCFTRPLAVSTAASAKENS; encoded by the coding sequence ATGAGCAATATCGAAGAGAAGATCGATTTCGGCAAGATGGATGGCCTCGTCCCCGGAATCGTGCAGGATGCGAAAACGAAGGAAGTACTGATGGTTGGCTTCCTGAACGAGACCAGCTACAACAAAACGCTGGAGACCGGCTATGTAACTTTCTGGAGCCGAACGCGCCAGAAACTGTGGATGAAGGGCGAAACCAGCGGCAACCGTCTGCGTGTGGTCCAGGCCTCGACGGATTGCGATCAGGACACCTTGCTCTTTCTGGTAGAGGTTGAGGGCGATGGGTTGGTTTGCCACGAAGGTACCGTGAGTTGCTTCACACGTCCGCTTGCAGTATCCACGGCAGCATCGGCAAAGGAGAATTCGTAA
- a CDS encoding helix-hairpin-helix domain-containing protein: MHEPPRHLPRFVFSRTVYATALAFAFLALAFLSPAGEQELAAQSINDQPPARIVRPPAPQVDINRATIAQLTRVHGITPSYAQRIINGRPYANKGQLKTKAILPPQVYDAVKDRLIAHHIH, translated from the coding sequence ATGCATGAGCCTCCCCGCCACCTTCCGAGATTCGTATTTTCGCGAACCGTGTACGCCACCGCTCTGGCATTTGCTTTTCTGGCGCTTGCTTTTTTATCGCCTGCTGGGGAACAAGAACTCGCTGCGCAAAGCATCAACGATCAGCCCCCTGCGCGCATTGTCCGTCCACCCGCGCCGCAAGTAGACATTAACCGCGCCACAATTGCTCAGTTGACCCGTGTCCATGGCATCACGCCGAGCTACGCACAAAGAATCATCAACGGCCGCCCCTATGCCAACAAGGGCCAATTGAAGACGAAGGCCATCCTTCCTCCACAGGTGTATGACGCGGTGAAGGACCGTCTTATCGCGCACCATATCCACTGA
- a CDS encoding HisA/HisF-related TIM barrel protein — protein sequence MLIPSIDLMGGRIVQLVHGEKLKLAFDDFGYWIERFRAYPLVQLIDLDAAMRKGENRALIERIAHELPCQVGGGISSIDKARNVLAAGAKRVIVGSALFRSAGSAEDAPLVNVDFAESLANAVGGEHVVAGVDTKQGRVAVKGWTESVELTAADAISALEPYCGAFLYTHIDKEGTMQGFPYDIAVELRAKTKRQLIAAGGIREQSEIDALDAIGVDAVAGMAIYTGVLKT from the coding sequence ATGCTGATTCCTTCAATCGATTTGATGGGTGGCAGGATTGTCCAACTGGTTCATGGCGAAAAGCTGAAGCTTGCGTTCGACGATTTCGGTTATTGGATTGAGCGGTTCCGCGCGTATCCGCTGGTGCAGCTCATCGATCTCGATGCGGCCATGCGAAAGGGTGAGAACCGGGCATTGATTGAACGCATCGCTCACGAGTTGCCGTGCCAGGTGGGTGGCGGCATCTCGAGCATCGATAAAGCGCGCAACGTGCTGGCAGCAGGGGCTAAACGGGTGATTGTCGGGTCGGCGCTCTTTCGATCCGCGGGTTCGGCAGAGGACGCTCCACTGGTGAATGTGGACTTTGCGGAATCCCTGGCAAACGCAGTCGGCGGGGAGCATGTGGTTGCCGGAGTGGACACCAAGCAAGGCCGCGTGGCAGTGAAAGGATGGACAGAGAGCGTAGAACTGACGGCTGCCGATGCGATCTCCGCATTGGAGCCGTATTGCGGCGCTTTCCTGTATACACACATCGATAAGGAAGGCACGATGCAGGGCTTTCCTTACGACATCGCGGTGGAGTTGCGCGCGAAGACGAAGCGTCAGTTGATTGCGGCGGGCGGCATTCGCGAACAGTCTGAGATCGATGCACTGGATGCGATCGGCGTAGACGCCGTGGCCGGCATGGCGATCTATACCGGAGTTCTGAAGACCTGA